The following are encoded together in the Mammaliicoccus vitulinus genome:
- the pyrE gene encoding orotate phosphoribosyltransferase, protein MTQNIAQSLLEIKAVTLSPENPYTWSSGIKSPIYCDNRVTLAYPEIRKTIYKELIELIKEHAQDVEIISGTATAGIPHAAFIADQLGLPMSYVRSKSKGHGKGNQIEGAVSKGKKVVVIEDLISTGGSSINAVEALVEDGAEVVGVFAIFTYGIKKAEEAFKSIDVPFYTLSNYDELISVAEKEGYIQNKDIKTLKAWKDTL, encoded by the coding sequence ATGACACAAAATATTGCGCAATCACTATTAGAAATTAAAGCTGTTACACTATCACCTGAAAATCCGTATACTTGGAGTTCTGGCATTAAGTCACCAATTTATTGTGATAATAGGGTCACTTTAGCTTATCCAGAAATAAGAAAAACGATTTATAAAGAACTTATTGAATTAATTAAAGAACATGCACAAGATGTTGAAATTATTTCAGGAACGGCAACAGCAGGTATTCCACATGCTGCATTCATAGCCGATCAATTAGGATTGCCGATGAGTTATGTGAGATCTAAAAGTAAAGGCCATGGTAAAGGTAATCAAATCGAAGGTGCTGTAAGCAAAGGCAAAAAAGTAGTTGTAATTGAAGATTTAATTTCTACAGGTGGCTCATCAATTAATGCTGTAGAAGCTTTAGTAGAAGATGGTGCAGAAGTTGTAGGCGTCTTCGCAATCTTTACATATGGCATCAAAAAAGCAGAAGAAGCATTCAAATCAATTGATGTTCCTTTCTATACACTATCAAATTATGATGAACTTATTTCTGTCGCTGAAAAAGAAGGGTATATCCAAAATAAAGATATAAAAACTTTAAAAGCGTGGAAAGATACTTTATAA
- a CDS encoding dihydroorotase produces MSLIIKNGKILSEGQLINKEIEIEDGKVKRIDDYIEVTNQETIDAKGHFISAGFVDVHVHLREPGGEHKETIETGTKAAARGGFTTVCPMPNTKPVPDSVEHLDRLHNIIDEHAVVRVLPYASITVRQAGKEHVDFKALKDRGMFQFTDDGVGVQTASMMYEAMKEAAKIDKAIVAHCEDNSLIYGGAMHEGKRSEALNIPGIPSICEAVQIARDVLLAEAANCHYHVCHVSTKESVRVIRDAKKAGIKVTAEVTPHHLLLTEEDVPGDDAIYKMNPPLRAKEDRDALIEGLLDGTIDCIATDHAPHAKEEKEVSMIDAPFGIVGSETAFQLLYTHFVKTGKFTLEQLVAFLTTKPSDTFNLPYGRLEEGSYADITIIDLETERPILAEEFASKSSNTPFIGEVVSGYPILTICNGKIVYKEEI; encoded by the coding sequence ATGTCACTTATAATCAAAAATGGAAAAATCTTATCAGAAGGTCAACTCATTAACAAAGAAATTGAAATCGAAGACGGTAAAGTTAAACGAATAGATGATTATATTGAAGTTACAAATCAAGAAACAATTGATGCGAAAGGACATTTTATTTCTGCAGGATTTGTAGATGTGCATGTACATTTGAGAGAACCTGGTGGAGAGCATAAAGAAACAATTGAAACAGGAACAAAAGCAGCAGCAAGAGGTGGGTTTACGACGGTATGTCCTATGCCAAATACGAAACCAGTACCTGATTCAGTTGAACATTTAGACCGTTTGCATAACATTATAGATGAACATGCTGTTGTAAGAGTGTTACCTTATGCATCGATTACAGTAAGACAAGCGGGTAAAGAACATGTTGATTTTAAAGCTTTAAAAGATAGAGGCATGTTCCAATTTACAGATGATGGTGTAGGTGTTCAAACTGCATCTATGATGTATGAAGCAATGAAAGAAGCGGCTAAAATTGATAAAGCAATTGTTGCACATTGTGAAGATAATTCATTAATATATGGTGGCGCGATGCATGAAGGTAAACGCAGTGAAGCATTAAATATACCAGGCATTCCATCAATTTGCGAAGCAGTTCAAATAGCACGAGATGTATTATTAGCAGAAGCTGCGAACTGTCATTATCATGTTTGTCATGTTTCTACTAAGGAAAGTGTAAGAGTTATAAGAGATGCTAAAAAAGCTGGTATTAAAGTAACGGCTGAAGTTACACCTCATCACTTATTGCTTACTGAAGAAGATGTACCTGGAGACGATGCGATTTATAAAATGAATCCGCCGTTAAGAGCAAAAGAAGATAGAGATGCATTAATAGAAGGTTTACTGGATGGAACAATTGATTGTATTGCGACAGATCATGCACCACATGCTAAAGAAGAAAAAGAAGTTTCAATGATTGACGCACCATTTGGTATAGTGGGCAGTGAAACAGCTTTCCAATTACTTTATACACACTTCGTTAAAACAGGTAAATTCACTTTAGAACAACTTGTAGCATTCTTAACAACTAAACCGAGCGATACTTTCAACTTACCGTATGGTCGTTTAGAAGAAGGAAGTTACGCTGATATAACAATTATTGATTTAGAAACAGAAAGACCAATACTTGCTGAGGAATTTGCTTCTAAAAGTAGTAATACCCCATTTATTGGAGAGGTCGTGTCAGGTTATCCGATTTTAACAATTTGTAATGGTAAAATCGTCTATAAGGAGGAAATATAA
- a CDS encoding dihydroorotate dehydrogenase electron transfer subunit — MSKLMTVVSNNQIADAIFELKVHGDLTKNMKKPGQFVHIKAGTGTEHMLRRPISICEVNREEGTFTMLFRREGHGTEMISTLKSGDPIDVIAPLGNGFPVEEAQNTALLVGGGIGVPPLYELSKQLNQRGIKTIHVLGFQSDKDAFYIDEFNALGETYIATVDGSLGTKGFVTTVIDHIETPFDIFYSCGPKAMLKALTEQLSDVKGYISLEERMGCGIGACYACVCHTDDEAGYVKVCTDGPVFEKGAVII, encoded by the coding sequence ATGTCCAAATTAATGACAGTTGTATCTAACAATCAAATAGCAGACGCCATCTTCGAATTGAAAGTACATGGAGATCTTACGAAAAACATGAAAAAACCAGGACAGTTTGTTCATATTAAAGCTGGTACAGGTACTGAACATATGTTGAGAAGACCTATATCCATTTGCGAAGTGAATCGTGAAGAAGGCACTTTCACGATGCTTTTTAGAAGAGAAGGTCATGGTACTGAAATGATTTCTACTTTGAAATCAGGTGATCCAATTGATGTAATTGCACCGTTAGGTAATGGATTTCCTGTAGAAGAAGCACAAAATACTGCTTTATTAGTAGGAGGCGGTATTGGTGTGCCACCACTTTATGAATTATCCAAACAGCTCAATCAAAGAGGTATAAAGACAATTCATGTGTTAGGATTCCAAAGCGATAAAGATGCTTTCTATATTGATGAATTTAATGCACTAGGTGAGACGTATATTGCAACTGTGGACGGCAGCTTAGGTACTAAAGGATTTGTTACAACTGTTATTGATCATATCGAAACACCCTTCGACATTTTTTATAGCTGTGGACCAAAAGCAATGCTTAAAGCTTTAACAGAGCAATTAAGTGATGTTAAAGGTTATATTTCACTTGAAGAACGCATGGGCTGTGGTATTGGCGCTTGTTATGCTTGCGTTTGTCATACTGATGATGAAGCGGGTTATGTTAAAGTATGCACAGATGGACCAGTATTTGAAAAAGGAGCTGTGATCATATGA
- a CDS encoding carbamoyl phosphate synthase small subunit produces the protein MKKKRYLVLEDGTTYTGYTLGSDDLTVGEIVFNTAMTGYQETISDPSYTGQIITFTYPLIGNYGINRDDFESLSPTLNGVVVREACDYPSNFRSTKSLDETLKFYHIPGISGVDTRSLTRKIRKFGVLKAGFTDNVDEIDTLVQRLNTEPLPTDEVAQVSSVRPYISTGDGYKIVLIDYGKKENIVRELNRRGCDVTVVPYQTSIEEIMNISPDGIMVSNGPGNPESVQETIQTIEKLVGKIPFFGICLGHQLFALSQGATSYKMKFGHRGANHPVQNLETGKVDLTSQNHGYAIDEDSIANTDLEVTHIALNDKSIEGLRHKKYPAFSVQYHPEASPGPHDSNYLFDEFIEMIKLHKAKERTINA, from the coding sequence ATGAAAAAAAAACGTTACTTAGTATTAGAAGATGGTACGACTTATACAGGATATACGTTAGGTTCAGATGATTTAACTGTAGGTGAAATTGTATTTAATACTGCTATGACAGGCTATCAAGAAACGATTTCAGACCCATCTTATACTGGGCAAATCATTACGTTTACGTATCCTCTTATTGGTAATTACGGCATTAATAGAGATGATTTTGAATCATTAAGTCCGACTTTAAATGGTGTAGTGGTGAGAGAAGCATGTGACTATCCAAGTAATTTTAGATCGACGAAATCATTAGATGAAACATTGAAATTCTACCATATACCAGGTATTTCAGGTGTAGATACAAGAAGTTTAACGCGTAAAATTAGAAAGTTTGGCGTGCTTAAAGCAGGTTTCACAGACAACGTGGATGAAATTGATACATTAGTTCAACGTTTAAATACAGAGCCGTTGCCAACTGATGAAGTAGCACAAGTATCTTCAGTTAGACCTTATATTTCTACAGGTGACGGTTATAAAATCGTACTCATAGATTACGGTAAAAAAGAAAATATCGTAAGAGAATTAAATAGAAGAGGATGCGATGTGACAGTGGTACCGTATCAAACTTCTATAGAAGAAATTATGAATATTTCCCCAGACGGTATCATGGTTTCTAACGGTCCAGGAAATCCAGAGAGTGTTCAAGAAACGATACAAACGATCGAGAAATTAGTAGGAAAAATACCATTTTTCGGAATTTGTTTAGGCCATCAACTATTTGCACTATCTCAAGGTGCAACTTCATATAAAATGAAATTTGGACATAGAGGTGCGAATCATCCAGTACAAAATTTAGAAACTGGTAAAGTTGATTTAACAAGTCAAAACCATGGTTATGCAATAGATGAAGATTCAATCGCTAACACAGATTTAGAAGTAACACATATAGCATTAAATGATAAATCTATCGAAGGACTCAGACATAAAAAATATCCAGCATTTTCAGTGCAATATCATCCAGAAGCATCACCTGGACCGCACGATTCAAACTATTTATTCGATGAATTTATTGAAATGATTAAATTACATAAAGCGAAGGAGCGTACAATCAATGCCTAA
- the carB gene encoding carbamoyl-phosphate synthase large subunit, with translation MPKQTDIKSILVIGSGPIIIGQAAEFDYAGTQACLALKEEGYKVILVNSNPATIMTDTEIADTVYIEPLTLDFVSRIIRKEQPDALLPTLGGQTGLNMAIELHENGVLEENNVRLLGTQLTSIEQAEDRDLFRTLMNELNEPVPESDIVNDLEGALNFANKIGYPLIVRPAFTMGGTGGGICNDEKELREIVQNGLKYSPVTQCLLEKSIAGFKEIEYEVMRDKNDNAIVVCNMENIDPVGIHTGDSIVVAPSQTLSDVEYQMLRDVSLKIIRALKIEGGCNVQLALDPHSLDYYIIEVNPRVSRSSALASKATGYPIAKLAAKIAIGMTLDEMLNPVTGTSYAAFEPALDYVVSKIPRFPFDKFEKGERVLGTQMKATGEVMAIGRTYEESLLKAIRSLEYGVHHLGLPNGDEFELDFIEERIKAQDDERLFFIGEAIRRGTSLERIHELTQIDYFFLNKFKHIIDIEHGLKGNKGNLEALQWAKQYGFSDKVIAHRWEQSEREIYDLRQENGINPVYKTVDTCAAEFESETPYFYGTYEQENESVVTEKEKIIVLGSGPIRIGQGVEFDYATVHAVWAIQEAGYEAIIINNNPETVSTDFSISDKLYFEPLTEEDVMSIINHEQPKGVVVQFGGQTAINLADKISKKGVKILGTTLEDLNRAEDRKEFEALLQKIDVPQPLGKTATSVQEAIDNANAIGYPVVVRPSYVLGGRAMEIVYAEPELRNYMEQAVKASPEHPVLIDRYLTGKEIEVDAISDGETVVIPGIMEHIERAGVHSGDSIAVYPPQTLTDEEIDLLVDYTTKLAKGLNIIGLINIQFVLSKGEVFVLEVNPRASRTVPFLSKITDIPMAKIATKSIVNISLKEQGYESGLVPYKEGVYVKAPVFSFSKLKNVDITLGPEMKSTGEVMGKDSTLEKALYKGLTASGLKVQDTGTALFTVSDKDKAEALMVAKRFHEIGYRIFGTSGTAKYFKEQGVPVYTVGKIGGEHDLLSVIQKGEVQIVVNTMTKGKLYERDGFQIRRESVENGIPCLTSLDTANALADVIESMTFKTEQM, from the coding sequence ATGCCTAAACAAACAGATATTAAATCCATCCTAGTAATTGGTTCAGGTCCAATCATCATCGGACAAGCTGCAGAATTTGACTATGCAGGAACTCAAGCATGCCTAGCACTAAAAGAAGAAGGTTATAAAGTTATTTTAGTGAACTCTAATCCAGCAACAATTATGACTGATACAGAAATAGCTGATACAGTTTACATTGAGCCATTAACGCTAGACTTTGTAAGTCGTATTATTCGTAAAGAACAACCAGATGCATTACTTCCAACGTTAGGTGGACAAACTGGTTTAAACATGGCAATTGAATTACATGAAAATGGCGTATTAGAAGAAAATAATGTGCGCTTATTAGGTACACAACTTACTTCAATTGAACAAGCGGAAGACAGAGACTTATTCCGTACACTCATGAATGAGCTTAATGAACCAGTACCAGAAAGTGATATCGTAAATGATTTAGAAGGCGCTTTAAACTTTGCTAATAAAATCGGCTACCCACTTATTGTTAGACCAGCATTTACTATGGGTGGAACAGGCGGCGGAATTTGTAATGATGAGAAAGAACTGCGAGAAATTGTTCAAAATGGTTTGAAATACAGCCCTGTTACACAATGTTTATTAGAAAAATCAATCGCAGGATTTAAAGAAATAGAATATGAAGTGATGAGAGATAAAAATGATAACGCAATCGTTGTTTGTAATATGGAAAACATTGACCCTGTAGGTATTCATACTGGTGACTCAATTGTAGTTGCACCAAGCCAGACGTTATCTGATGTTGAGTATCAAATGTTAAGAGATGTGTCTTTAAAAATTATTCGCGCATTAAAAATTGAAGGTGGATGTAACGTACAACTCGCATTAGACCCACATTCTTTAGACTATTATATTATCGAAGTAAATCCACGTGTTTCAAGATCGTCAGCATTGGCTTCGAAAGCAACAGGTTATCCAATCGCTAAGTTAGCAGCTAAAATTGCAATTGGCATGACTTTAGATGAAATGTTAAACCCAGTTACTGGGACTTCTTACGCAGCGTTTGAACCTGCATTAGACTATGTTGTTTCTAAAATCCCAAGATTTCCATTCGATAAATTCGAAAAAGGGGAACGTGTTTTAGGGACACAAATGAAAGCTACTGGTGAAGTAATGGCAATAGGTAGAACATACGAAGAATCACTACTAAAAGCTATTCGTTCATTAGAGTATGGCGTGCATCATTTAGGATTACCAAATGGTGACGAATTTGAACTTGATTTTATTGAAGAAAGAATTAAAGCACAAGATGATGAAAGGTTGTTCTTTATAGGGGAAGCGATTAGACGCGGAACATCTTTAGAAAGAATTCATGAATTAACTCAAATTGATTATTTCTTCTTAAATAAATTTAAACATATTATCGATATTGAACACGGCTTAAAAGGCAATAAAGGTAACCTAGAAGCATTACAATGGGCTAAACAATATGGATTTAGTGATAAAGTAATTGCACATAGATGGGAACAATCAGAGCGTGAAATTTACGACTTAAGACAAGAAAATGGCATCAACCCTGTTTATAAAACAGTAGATACTTGTGCTGCAGAATTTGAATCTGAAACACCATACTTTTACGGTACTTATGAACAAGAAAATGAATCTGTAGTTACAGAGAAAGAAAAAATTATCGTGCTTGGATCAGGACCGATACGTATTGGACAAGGTGTGGAATTTGATTATGCTACAGTCCATGCAGTTTGGGCTATACAAGAAGCTGGATACGAAGCGATTATTATTAATAATAATCCTGAAACAGTATCTACGGATTTTTCTATATCAGATAAATTATACTTTGAACCACTTACTGAAGAAGATGTTATGAGTATCATTAACCATGAACAACCTAAAGGCGTAGTTGTACAATTTGGTGGACAAACAGCTATCAATTTGGCAGACAAAATTTCTAAAAAAGGTGTTAAAATTCTTGGAACAACGCTTGAAGATTTAAACAGAGCAGAAGATAGAAAAGAATTCGAAGCATTATTACAAAAAATAGATGTACCTCAACCACTAGGGAAAACAGCGACTTCAGTTCAAGAAGCAATTGATAATGCCAATGCTATAGGGTATCCAGTTGTAGTTAGACCTTCATATGTACTTGGTGGAAGAGCGATGGAAATTGTTTATGCAGAACCAGAATTGAGAAATTATATGGAACAAGCTGTTAAAGCTAGTCCAGAACATCCAGTGTTAATTGACCGTTACTTAACGGGTAAAGAAATCGAAGTAGACGCAATATCAGATGGAGAAACGGTTGTTATACCAGGTATTATGGAACATATTGAAAGAGCCGGCGTACATTCTGGTGACTCAATAGCTGTTTATCCACCTCAAACTTTAACGGATGAGGAAATCGATTTATTAGTAGATTACACAACAAAATTAGCTAAAGGTTTAAACATCATTGGTCTCATCAATATTCAGTTTGTACTTTCTAAAGGTGAAGTGTTTGTACTAGAAGTAAACCCAAGAGCAAGTAGAACAGTACCTTTCTTAAGCAAAATAACAGATATTCCAATGGCTAAAATTGCTACAAAATCCATTGTTAACATTTCATTAAAAGAACAAGGTTATGAAAGTGGATTAGTACCATATAAAGAAGGCGTGTATGTTAAAGCACCGGTATTCAGCTTTAGTAAACTTAAAAATGTGGATATCACTTTAGGACCTGAAATGAAATCAACTGGTGAAGTAATGGGTAAAGATAGCACTTTAGAAAAAGCGTTATACAAAGGTTTAACAGCTAGTGGGTTAAAAGTACAAGATACAGGCACAGCATTATTTACAGTAAGTGATAAAGATAAAGCAGAAGCTTTAATGGTTGCAAAAAGATTCCATGAAATTGGTTATCGCATTTTTGGTACATCAGGCACAGCTAAATACTTTAAGGAACAAGGCGTTCCAGTATACACTGTAGGTAAAATTGGTGGAGAACATGATTTACTATCCGTCATTCAAAAAGGTGAAGTTCAAATCGTTGTGAATACGATGACGAAAGGGAAATTATATGAAAGAGATGGTTTCCAAATTAGAAGAGAATCGGTTGAGAACGGAATACCTTGCTTAACTTCATTAGATACTGCTAATGCTTTAGCAGATGTGATTGAAAGCATGACATTTAAAACGGAACAAATGTAG
- a CDS encoding dihydroorotate dehydrogenase — protein sequence MSRLNVTLPGLNLKNPVMPASGCFAFGKEFSQFYDLSELGSIMIKAATQHARYGNEAPRVAETASGMINAIGLQNPGVQHIIEHELKFLEQFDVPIIANVAGSTEEEYVYVAKHISQAPNVHALELNISCPNVKEGGIQFGTVPEVARELTRKVKAVSEVPVYVKLSPNVTNIVEMAKAIAEYADGITMINTLVGLRIDAKTGKPIISNIIGGLSGPAIKPVALRMVYEVSQNVDIPIIAMGGVRTAQDVIDYISVGADAVAVGTANFENPTVCKDIIDELPTLLDQLGVQHITELKGRTYNQQGVVK from the coding sequence ATGAGTAGATTAAATGTAACTTTGCCAGGTTTGAATTTGAAAAATCCGGTTATGCCAGCAAGTGGGTGCTTTGCATTTGGAAAAGAGTTCAGCCAATTTTATGATTTGTCTGAACTCGGTTCTATTATGATTAAGGCAGCAACGCAACATGCTAGATATGGTAATGAAGCACCTCGAGTTGCTGAAACAGCTAGTGGTATGATTAATGCGATAGGTCTACAGAATCCAGGTGTACAGCATATAATAGAACATGAACTGAAATTTTTAGAACAATTCGATGTACCGATTATTGCAAACGTGGCTGGTTCAACTGAAGAAGAATATGTTTATGTAGCTAAACATATTTCACAAGCGCCAAATGTTCATGCACTAGAATTGAATATTTCATGCCCGAACGTTAAAGAAGGTGGCATACAATTTGGTACAGTACCAGAAGTAGCACGTGAGTTAACAAGAAAAGTCAAAGCAGTTTCAGAAGTTCCGGTATATGTGAAATTATCACCAAATGTTACGAATATCGTTGAAATGGCTAAAGCAATTGCAGAGTATGCAGACGGTATTACGATGATCAACACATTAGTTGGTTTAAGAATAGATGCTAAGACTGGTAAGCCAATCATAAGCAATATAATTGGAGGATTAAGCGGTCCTGCAATTAAACCTGTAGCGTTGAGAATGGTTTATGAAGTTAGCCAAAACGTTGATATACCAATCATCGCAATGGGTGGTGTAAGAACTGCTCAAGATGTCATAGATTATATATCAGTTGGGGCAGATGCAGTCGCTGTAGGTACAGCTAATTTCGAAAATCCTACTGTTTGTAAAGATATTATAGATGAATTGCCAACATTACTCGATCAACTTGGCGTGCAACACATTACTGAACTTAAAGGAAGAACTTACAATCAACAAGGAGTTGTGAAATAA
- a CDS encoding uracil-xanthine permease family protein, producing the protein MSHNEEMFERTVEPILDVNEKPKASQWFFLSSQHLFAMFGATVLVPFLTGLPVSAALIASGLGTLLYILITKGKIPAYLGSSFAFITPIIVGLKTHDLGEMLVALFMSGVLYVIIGIIIKITGTNWLLNLLPPVVVGPVIMVIGLGLAPVAVNMAMYTDSNAMEGYSGVYITVALITLITTIIVSVFFKGFLSIIPVLIGIIVGYISSLLFGIIDLSPISKAKWIQMPDIYVPFHDYTPSIQWGLILIMLPIVFVTVSEHIGHQIVINKIVGKNFFKDPGLHRSLIGDGVSTMVSSIIGGPPSTTYGENIGVLAITRIYSIWVIGGAATLALILGFVGKFTAMISTIPTPVMGGVSILLFGIIASSGLRMLVENNIDFGDNRNLIIASVILVLGIGKAHLDFTGIGIHLNIEGMALAATVGILLNVILPKKIK; encoded by the coding sequence ATGTCACACAACGAAGAAATGTTTGAACGCACCGTCGAGCCAATACTTGATGTAAATGAAAAACCAAAAGCATCGCAATGGTTTTTCTTAAGCTCGCAACACTTGTTTGCAATGTTTGGAGCAACGGTACTTGTACCATTTTTAACAGGATTGCCTGTTTCAGCAGCACTTATCGCTTCAGGACTTGGAACATTGCTTTATATTTTGATTACGAAAGGTAAAATACCTGCATATCTCGGATCAAGCTTTGCTTTTATAACACCTATAATCGTGGGACTTAAGACACATGACTTAGGTGAAATGCTGGTCGCACTATTTATGAGTGGTGTGCTTTATGTCATTATTGGCATCATTATTAAAATAACAGGAACAAATTGGTTGTTAAACTTATTACCACCAGTTGTAGTTGGACCAGTTATTATGGTAATCGGACTTGGTTTAGCACCAGTTGCGGTTAATATGGCAATGTATACAGATTCTAATGCAATGGAAGGATATAGTGGTGTTTACATTACAGTAGCGCTTATAACATTAATAACAACAATAATTGTCTCGGTATTCTTTAAAGGTTTCTTATCAATTATTCCAGTACTTATTGGGATAATTGTTGGATATATATCATCATTATTATTCGGAATTATAGATTTGAGTCCAATTTCAAAAGCTAAATGGATACAAATGCCTGACATTTACGTGCCATTTCATGATTACACACCATCTATACAATGGGGACTTATATTAATCATGTTACCAATTGTTTTCGTAACAGTGAGTGAGCACATAGGCCACCAAATTGTTATCAATAAAATTGTTGGAAAAAACTTTTTTAAAGATCCAGGCTTACATAGATCATTAATCGGCGATGGTGTATCGACAATGGTGTCTTCAATTATCGGTGGACCACCGAGTACGACATACGGTGAGAACATTGGCGTATTAGCTATAACAAGAATTTATAGTATTTGGGTAATTGGTGGTGCAGCCACACTTGCTTTAATTTTAGGATTTGTAGGTAAGTTTACAGCTATGATTTCTACAATCCCTACACCAGTAATGGGTGGTGTATCCATTCTATTATTCGGTATTATTGCATCAAGTGGTTTAAGAATGTTAGTAGAGAACAACATCGATTTCGGTGATAATAGAAATTTGATTATCGCTTCAGTAATTCTAGTATTAGGAATTGGTAAAGCACATTTAGACTTCACAGGTATCGGCATTCATTTAAACATTGAAGGTATGGCTTTAGCTGCAACAGTGGGTATCTTGCTCAATGTTATATTGCCTAAGAAAATAAAATAA
- the pyrF gene encoding orotidine-5'-phosphate decarboxylase, which translates to MKNSPIIALDFATLEEVEQFLDLFDEPLFVKVGMELYLQNGPETLKMIKDRGHDIFLDLKLHDIPNTVKGALKGLGKYNVDLINVHAAGGVKMMEAGLEGLRSTNPEAKLIAVTQLTSTTEEQMRNEQNIQTTVEDSVVHFAKMTQQAGLDGVVCSPLESNLIKEHIGKAFLKVTPGIRLESDKTHDQQRVTTPEDAKSFGSTHIVVGRSITQHQNPVSRYHEILQRWEG; encoded by the coding sequence ATGAAAAATTCACCAATTATCGCTTTAGACTTTGCAACTCTAGAAGAAGTTGAACAGTTTCTAGATTTATTCGACGAGCCCCTTTTTGTGAAAGTAGGAATGGAACTCTATTTACAAAATGGTCCTGAAACTTTAAAAATGATTAAAGATAGAGGTCATGATATCTTTCTCGATTTAAAACTACATGATATTCCTAATACAGTAAAAGGCGCTTTAAAAGGGTTAGGTAAATATAATGTTGATCTAATAAACGTACATGCAGCTGGCGGCGTGAAAATGATGGAAGCAGGACTTGAAGGATTACGTTCAACAAATCCAGAAGCCAAATTAATCGCTGTTACACAATTAACATCAACGACTGAAGAACAAATGCGAAATGAGCAAAACATCCAAACAACAGTAGAAGATTCTGTCGTTCATTTTGCCAAAATGACGCAACAAGCAGGCTTAGATGGTGTCGTTTGTTCACCTTTAGAATCAAACCTTATTAAAGAACATATCGGAAAAGCGTTTTTAAAAGTAACACCTGGTATACGTTTAGAATCTGACAAAACGCACGATCAACAAAGAGTAACGACACCGGAAGATGCTAAAAGCTTTGGATCAACACATATAGTGGTTGGGCGTTCTATCACTCAGCATCAAAATCCAGTTTCACGATATCATGAAATATTACAAAGATGGGAAGGATAA
- a CDS encoding aspartate carbamoyltransferase catalytic subunit: protein MKNLLTMTDLTKDDIMNIITKAQNIKENGVKPFEKGMTVANLFFENSTRTKCSFEMAERKLGLEVIPFETSTSSVQKGESLYDTCKTLESIGVDALVIRHSENAYYDSLEGLNIPVLNGGDGSGQHPTQCLLDLMTIYEEYGYFEGLKILISGDIKNSRVARSNAEALTKLGAEVVFSAPDQWKSDFSNVPYVNIDDVIEEIDVCMLLRVQNERHESGTTFNTEKYHEAYGLTMERYEKLPEQAIVMHPAPVNRGVEIDSSLVESSKSRIFKQMENGVFIRMACIYDVLNHKEEKVKCHL from the coding sequence TTGAAAAATTTATTAACTATGACTGATCTAACTAAAGATGACATCATGAACATCATTACAAAAGCACAAAATATTAAAGAAAATGGTGTTAAACCATTTGAAAAAGGCATGACGGTCGCGAATTTATTCTTTGAAAATTCCACTAGGACGAAATGTAGTTTTGAAATGGCTGAAAGAAAGTTAGGATTAGAAGTTATACCTTTTGAAACAAGTACTTCTTCAGTTCAAAAGGGAGAATCTTTATATGATACGTGCAAAACATTAGAATCAATTGGTGTAGATGCACTCGTCATTAGACATAGTGAAAATGCCTATTATGACTCTTTAGAAGGGCTTAATATTCCAGTATTAAATGGAGGAGATGGTAGTGGACAGCATCCAACTCAATGCTTACTAGATCTTATGACTATTTATGAAGAATATGGTTACTTTGAAGGCTTAAAAATACTTATTTCAGGAGATATTAAAAACTCAAGAGTAGCAAGAAGTAATGCAGAAGCTTTAACGAAGTTAGGTGCAGAAGTCGTGTTCTCTGCACCAGATCAATGGAAATCAGACTTCTCAAATGTCCCATATGTTAACATTGATGATGTAATAGAAGAAATTGATGTATGTATGTTATTGAGAGTACAAAATGAAAGACACGAATCAGGTACAACATTTAACACTGAAAAATATCATGAAGCGTACGGTTTAACAATGGAGAGATATGAAAAACTGCCTGAACAAGCGATTGTCATGCATCCAGCACCTGTTAATAGAGGTGTTGAGATAGATAGTTCATTAGTAGAAAGTTCAAAATCAAGAATATTTAAGCAAATGGAGAATGGCGTGTTCATTAGAATGGCATGTATATATGATGTACTTAATCACAAGGAGGAAAAAGTAAAATGTCACTTATAA